The Oreochromis aureus strain Israel breed Guangdong linkage group 7, ZZ_aureus, whole genome shotgun sequence region GACTTATCAAACTGATAAACACCTTTGTATAATGATTTAGTGTGACTGCTGATGTGTTAAGCTAGGTAAGGAAAAGATCCTGGATATGCTGAACTTGCTTTATAGTATAAACCACTGATTATGCACTTCACCAGGCAAGCAGACAATATGTTTACATGGACTGTTTTAACTTGGTTACTGTAAATCCACAACATATGCAACAGgatgcgtttttttttttttttttttgggggttggGTTTTGACCTTCCCCGTACAGAACACCTGTTGTGAACCCCTGACTGTTCACAGTCATCTGTTTAAGGCTGGGGTGGGCAACttcaggcctcgagggccagtgtcctgcaggttttagatctcaccctgggtcaacacacctgaatcaaatggctagttcattaccaggcctctggagaacttcaagacatgtggAGTtcgaaaatgtgacgtcatttcTGGgataaaaccgcaaaggattgtaGGTACAAGTGGCTAGCGCGCGGGCTATTATAAGACAACAGTCACACAGAgataaacagagacacaaagaatggcaagaagctgttgtattactAACTGccatagccggtcgcatgatagccacgggaagccgacgggtaaaaaGATCGTTTTTTATCAGATTCCTTCGTGGAAGAAAAATTGTTCAAGTCATGTTTCCGAAGTCACGAAGAGGCGACAGATCCCCTGGATTGTGGGGTAAGTCCCAAGACACACCGTGCTACAAGAAATCCCTTTCACTGGAAAGAACAGTGACTGTCGCTGCCCCCTCTCTCTTCCAGTACTCCGGAGCGAAGAGACAGACAGGACGGCCGGGGTCGCTGCCGGGTTTTCTTTGCCCCGCTCCAATTTTAGTGGATTTTAATGCTGTGGCTGACGCCACTGGACTTTtagtgttgtttttatgttttcactgTGTGTTCCCCTTGGCCAGGGgtgtttttaacagttttaaatcttttttgtgaaataaattatattttagtaATCGAGTTTTGTATTGTTCTATTGCCTTGGCTACTCCACTGCTCTGTCCATTTTTTGAAGGGTTGCCCTTCACTTAGAATAAACCTGGTGTCCACCTACATATCTGGCTACTCGGAACAtctcaaggtcctgtacccatccatCAGTAAACTGGaactgggcttgttgcagggacctgaagttactaaacacttcatgagtgtatggaCTCACCCTTAGGAccatataattataaatatgagtgtgatgaaagttgggcagcaagCTAACGTCTTTAGtccactctgtatgctcgtatgagtctaaccctttcactcctttgattttttcctcgtacctttttttgccttttcgtcaaTTCTGTCTTTATACAGACCTACTGTGTTCgccttcgttttgtacataactatataaaatgcaagtagggattaaaacTGCAGAATGAATGGTTACCGGTCCTGGAAATGCTAGCacttgatgcagtgttttgattttgctgcCACTCGTACCTACAATGCAACGCGCgcaagtcacgtggtctgtcgaTCTCTGTTGGGGAGgcaatttagccatttgaatcccCTGTGctggattgattgattgattgatatacctttattaatcccacaaagggaaatttcatgttaaggctgccgacctattgcacgcaatggcggcgccatcttacccatccgaccatacatacattacacaaacatcacatggggaagacaggtcagagggtataacatggaaaagcacaacatgaggaaagataaggagaaaaaaataactccccccagactgagctccaacagggagatcagtttgagaacagaaaaaaaaaaaacacctctgcacatagcacatgaaaaaactcttaatacaccaaagaacacatgacaagcaacaagggtgggtaaagggtgagagacatccaatgtagacagtacatccgggcctgcagcctatgcgctggtctccatgacccaccgtcagcatcggaagggaataagcgtcgaaggcatTTGGAGGGGGAAtgagtgtatatctgcatgtgtatatgtctgtgtgcatgtgtgtgtgtacgtccagagttcagctgagacactgtccttcgccctgccaggctaagtaaacagtcttccagccaaccatcaaggacacatctaaaacctacaggacaccggccctcgaggcctggagttgcccaccctgGTTTAAGGGAAAGTGTCTCTGAGTTCATAGTTTCTACACAAACACCTGCAACCATCTGACATCACACCCAGTAAGGTTGGGTGATATGTAAAATTTTTCCAACCGACATTCCTCAGTCTAATAACCGACGACAGCCGATATGTCCGCGCAGGtgactttttgatgggcggAGCAATGTAATCATGCACAGACTGATTTCTGTGTTTAGAATTTATAGTTTTGTTTAGAGGGaatattttactttcttttcttgtttgtttcagttttaataTAGCTACTTTTTGTAttattcacttatttatttGAGATGTGCCAAATCACACAAAAGACTTAACATTAcatctaaggctacgttcacactgcaggtcttaatgctcaattccgattttttgatcaaatccgatttttttgtctgcttgttcacactacaaataaaatgcgacagcaaacgcgctctagtgtgaacgctcaaagcggcccgcatgcgcaaaatatgtcacacacaacgcgctctgtttagacccagagcaaacaatattgtttgactgatggtccttaatataaagactatggactttacgtttcccaatttttgcttcaagttattttgttatttacataataatgtaaataacctaataatcatccttattgctgttttagaggagcggtgcttcaaaggatagttgcagatttctgtcagaatctgcagattatacagtacaaataaaatgttcacgttgtcctcccaacagtttcactgacatctacgcTGGATGGCCAgaaagcgttcgcgatgtcttctcgggcgcttctccggcgctgataattggcgtctgtcttgtgtcagtgacgtaaaagacggatttaatgcgacatgaccgttcaaacagcagtcactttctaaaacatcggatatgtatcggattcagtaccacatacgaaagtaacccagatcggatttgaaaatatcagatttgtgctgttcacactgtcataccatgatcggatatgggtcgcatagggtcaaaaaaatcagatttaatgcgctttcgcctgcagtgtgaacgtagcctttgttttggttttggttttttaatgttagctggaagagacatttttatttttaagttactttttgtttaattttgtatttgttgtttggtCGAGTGTGTAAGACAGATAAACACTGGAACGGCCTGTAAACACGGCCTGTTATAGTGGAAAAAAGAAgccagtttctctttgtttccctcCCCACCATTGTGGattttttatgtaaataaaatgcttttgtttatttctgAACATAGGCTGCTGCTTATCTTTCTTTTTGTAAATGAATCGCTGCATTTAGGCGCACTGTGGGTGCATTTGCACACAGGTGGAAGAGGGTGCCGTTAAAACAGCGctattattttttctgttgactGATTCTCTTAACTTCAACCAACATTATTAGCAAACGTACtcatgggcaaataaataaatagctctTGTAAAAACAATCGGTGAAAGCCTATCGTCGATAGTCGATAAATTCGTCCAATCGCCCAACCTTAAAACCCAGTTTAGGAGTCAACAGTTGTTCAGTATACAACGTACACAATTAGATATGGGCACTGAAACCACAGTCCATCAGTTATTTCTGagattttattaattaattaattttagatttctccatgaaagaaaatgtataagttaactttttcaagttttacttttttatttaaaacaaagaaaacccaTATCAAACATAAATTCCCTCTCTTAAATATGTCTTGTCAGACAGATGCTTCCATGTGCCACTAAGGTCCTCATGACATGAAAATGAACCTCTGCCTATGTGAATCAAACATGTGTGAACATGTATGAAGAAACAGCATGACCATAACCACATGTGTGATCTATATACTTGCTATTATACTGCATGGTCAAGAAATCAATTTCCTGGACATCCACCATATCAGTATGGCCGCGCCTTTGTGTCTGGGTACGCCTCTGTGTCTGGCCGCGTCTCACCACCTGCTGCCCTTGGTGTTTGTCTTGTCTCTGTTTATGTcaatttgaataaataatgtCAAGCTGCCATAGTGTATGACTGCCCAACTCTCTTCTTTCAGGGACACTTACACATTTGAATTTAGTCAGAAATGCCCTTTCCGCTAACTACCCCTCAGTATACCTAGAGGGCCCTGAGCTAACCCCTGTGGCTGCCATCAGAGGAAAGGTGCAAGAAGTGTTCAGTTGAGAATGCACGTCTCTAACTGATATCGGCTTATTTGATTCATTAAAGAAGACAAATCTGACCAGCCTTGTCAACTTGTCTACCACTGTATTCTTGCGCCCAGGTAAACCCTACTCCAACCTATCCCTAGGGGCTTAGCCACTGACTTCTGGATTTCCTTCCACTTTGTGAAGCAGACCTCCTGAATCCTCGAGAAATTTCTCCACTCATCAAACTCTGCCCAGCTGATTGTAACTTGATGGTCAATTTGCTCTTGATAGCTTCCATGTGCCATTTCAGAAGGGCTTTATCAATCAATTCTGTGATTTTCTTTCAAGAAcaataacaaataacaaataaaacaaacaaataaaaatttgatCAAGTTTTAATTCTTGGTGATTTTAATGTCCATGTTTGCTGTCCTGATAAACCTATGGtaaatttttttaatgcacctcCTTCATTCTTTTAATTTCACTTGGCTCACTACTGCACCCACTCATAAACCGGACCATATATTAGACCTAGATTTGTCTTTTGGTATTTCAATTTGTAATCTGGATATAACAGATGCTTTTTCATTAGAATTCTATATTATCCTTTTTGATATGCTGCTCCTTCTTTCCCCTGCCACACAGCATCTACCTTTTCACCAATCACATTATATTAATTCCTCCACTGCTAACTATTTTGGTGAGTCCTTCAAAGCTGCAACAGATGCTTGGTCCGTAGCAGCTTCCCTGCTCTATCTCAGCACTGAAGATTTTACTAACTTATTCAAAAGCAACTGCTCCTCAATTATGGATACTGCTGCTCTGAATAAATTGAGAGTATAAAGCCTGGCCTTAAACAGTCGTCCTGATGATTGCTCAGTGAATGTTTTCTCTCATCAACTCTTAAAATGTGAATAATTTCTACAATTCCTTACTAGTAAAGTTGAGACTAATAGCATTCCCTCCCCTTTCACAGTTTAACTAACTCTCTCAAATAGCCTGTTTTAAACCCATTACACTACCCACTCTTACAAAGACAGAGATTTCTCATTGAAATCTACAACTTGCTCTCTAGTTACTGTGCCTTCCACTCTTCTGAAAGATGTATTTGATCCAAGCACCCTCTCCATTATCAACACTTCTAAATCTACTGGTACTGTTCCATCTCTCTTGAAGCAGGTAATCCAGCACTTGCTGAGAAAGTACAATTTAGACTCCAAATTACCTAATAATTACCAACCTCTACAATCAACCACTACCAAAATTCTTCAGCAACTTATTCCTTGcatacagaaaaacaacatctttaaaaagcataaaatgaaaacaattctTCTACATCAGCTGCACCTTATTGTAGGGTATCTCAGGATTCCATTTTAGGCCTTATTCTGGTCTCCCAGTTTTGCTTACTCTGGGACAAATCATGAGTAAACACAATCTCTATTCACTCTCATACTGACACTATTCAGTTGCACCTCTGCCTTAACCCCAATGAGAAGTCCACTTTCTGATTAAGTTTGACAAGCAAATTACCTCAATGGTTAAAAACGtcttcgttttgtttttttaatctctgtTCCATATCAAAAATTAAGCCTTTTCTTTATGTGAAAGATCTGGAGATTGTTATTCATGCCCTCATTTCTTCCCACTCAACTACTGCAATTCACTTTACAATTGTCTCAGTCCTCTCTGTCCCATCTTCAGTTTATCGAAAATGCTGTTGCTAGGATCCTCACAGGGACTCAAAAAAGACATCATATTATACCTGTTTTAGCTTCTTGATTTCCTGAAAAATTTAGAATTGATTTCACTGATTTCAAGATCCTTCTCTTTGTCAATAGAGCCCTTCATGGTTTGACCCCTTCTTACATCACCAACCTCCTACAAACCTGCTCCCTTTCCAGGTCCCACTCCCATGAATCGCAGAATACTGACCCAAATGCAGAACACCAGAACAGCCAAGGGTTAAactcaaaacacatttttaataggGTTGTTTAAGCAGTCGAAAGAATATAATATCCACAAAGGCAAAATGAATCCAGAGCAGCATGAAACACATGAGGGCGGGTTAACTTACACCGAGACAAACAATGCtctttataaataaatttgaattgAGTAGAGTTgagaacacaaaaaaaaatagttCCATGTACACTAGAGGACTGCGATactatgtgtatttatgaaggtGCCAGAGAACCCAGTGGTGCACAACAATTATGATACAAACTTCCATTAGAGAGGAAGAAGACATAGAAAGAATTTAATTTTCCTGTGACCTACCCATACAGTAATTAAAGATTGAGAACAGAGTGTGTTATACCCAGGTGTACAAACTGAAAGCCTTCAAGCTTGATGAACTGTGCCATAAAGTGCTTTCACATTGTAGAGCATCACAGTTGTCTGTTCTCTGCAAATCACGTCCTGTGTCTGAAAAGATCAGCTGTGGAGTGGTGCTGTGTGGGTGTTGGGGTCtgtaaatgtgtatgtgtgcatctaTCTTACTGTCAGGTgtgatttgatcaaaaaatacaTGTGACAAGTCTGAACTGAGGCTACCAGCAGCCAAATACAGCGCACAAGAACAAACTGCTACAGCAGCAAACACTAACTACACTTCATCATCAGCCTTTCTACAAGACCTATTGTCTTCCAGTCTCAATGGGTATTTTCCTACCTCGCAGTCCTTCCAGATCTCAGGGTCTGTCTCTCCACTGCTCTGGATCTCCTGCACCAGGGCCCTAAGGGTCTCCAGGGAGCTTGGATTGATGAATGGGAGGGTCTTCCCTTGTTCAAAGGCTTCATCTGTGCTCAGACATAGGCTCCTGTAAAACAAATTGGATATTGTTAAAATATTGTATCAAGtattaaaatattagatattagaTTAGAATATATTAGATATGTTTCTCCAGCCAGTATTATTTTATACTGTCTggcaatattattattattattattattattattattattattattattattattatagctgAGCAGTATTTTAGAGactaaataaaattataaaagtCAAAAAAGATCTCTACTTCTTAGGGCAGACTGACATATTGTCTAGCCATCTGCAGCAGATATTGGCCTATCACAGAATTTTCAGTGTCTGATATTTTGTTCAACATGCgccaatattaaaaatatttctatgCAACACAAGGCAGAAGAATATCCAtctgtatatttaaaaacagtgtttaTCTTGAAGAATAGCTCTGACACATTTGTCTGCAGTACATGCAGCAGAGTAACGTCAAAGCTGAGCAGCAGGTAGTGTCAAGCACTGGAAGTTATCTTTAGCCTTTGAAATGTTTTGGTGGAAATTAACACAATAGCCCTATACTTCCTCTTCCAGTTTAACACTCTATATGtgaaactataaataaataccaCCCAATATGTATATTGTATGTACAGTATCTACTTGAACTCAATCTGTTCAGAGGTTttccaaacacaacacaaaaaggTCCACTGAACACAAGAGAGTAATATCAGCACCTATTCAATTTTCCATTCCATTTAAATCTGAGAAATAATTATGTATGCGGTCAATTGTAGttcttagaaagaaaaaaaactgtcataGGAGTTTTAAAAGACCATAAATCAAAATTGACACAGAAAATTGCAGTCAATGCATCTTCATATTCAACACTCCTACATATGTTCAAATTTCCACAAGCATTTAAAGAGAGCTGTCACAATAATGGAGAAAATCTTCTGCATAAATAGGTAGTAAATGTAAATCAATTTTCTTTCaagcatttaaataaaataaaaaaaactacaacaacacacctgcattagaaaaaaaaaatcaaaatatttaatattttaaaagaggCAAGTGTCTCTTTTTTTATGCAGACACTTACTCATACAGTAAGGAACTTAGAGTTACGGTACCTGATCTTGTTGCATGCTGGTGTGATGTCCATGGGCCTGCACTCCACAGTGCCTCCTGTTGTTTGGGAGGTTGTGTGTCTCCCCTCAGAGACAGCCAGTCCTGAGGCTGATGTCCCCTCAGAAGACACCAGCGAGTTTTCGCTCTCCTTGCCCACATCCCCATCAGCACTGACATGGCAATGGCTCAAAGCCCCTGAGCTGGACACATCCTCTGAGATACTGTCATCTGTGGACATTTTTATGGGCCCATGCAGAGGGAGTCACTCTGACAGCTAGGGACCAAGGGAGAAAAGTTAAGAGTGCTGTTAATCACACTTCTTGTATTTCCAGcttcaacaacaggaagtgctgCTGAACTGTGAACACGACAATGCATTAATACATTAATGCATAATACATGTAAAAGCCAAGAAAAGACACCCAATCAACTCTTAGTTTTGATCTTAGATCTACTATCAACATTCAGTAACTGACATAAATATAAGCAACATAAATAAGACATAAACAAAAGCCGTGCACAATATGCAGATTTTCAAGATAATATGTAATTGTTTTTGCTTTAGCCTGTGACAGAAGatcttctgtcagtctgtctgtcATGACCTGTGTTTGCTCGTCCAACATGGGCAGCTTTGATTGGACACCTAATTAACTTAGCCAACAACAAGATAATCAACAGAGACAGAGCTCCACAAGCAGTGGGCTGGTTCATTTAATAAGAGGGTACATTAGCTGTTTTAGCTATGGTGTCGGCCAGCGCAACGGATGCTGCAGACGGTTGAAGTTGCCTATAAACTCCGCGGGAGCCTGGGTCAGTCAGGCTAAGTTACCAAGCTAGCACAGTAACTACCTCTGACTAGCAGTTCAAAatggttagctagctagctcaGTTTGGCTAAGTTGGGTTATGACAGGTTTGTAACCACAGCGTAGGCACACAGGAGAGCGCGGGTGAAACGATAGCGCACGCGGGTATATAATAAATGatgtaaaacagaaaactgtgTCGCGCTGATTGGCTACATGTAATAAACATTTAACCTACCCGTTAACTTGTATCATTATTTCATCCATATTTCTCTGTGAGTAGTCTAGCTGGCTAGCTGGTTGCTGGTTGgctactgcactgcagtggtcgTTGGCTGCTGTAGCGTTCACAGCCCACATTGCTATTGGTCAAAATATTATCTGAAATACAGAGCTGTGATTGGTCGTTACTTTCACTCAGTGTTTCTATTGGTTATGTGGGGAACAGAGGCGTACGCATCTGTTGGGACCGTAGATAAACCAAAAGCATGAGGATTGTAAATTATCAATAACGGGAAAAAGACACGTTTATTTGACTTAAAGTGTGGCTTTTAAGCCAGATAACTAAAGTCATGAAGAGTTTCTGATTTTTTACGCCTTATTGTGTTTTAAAGTCAGTTTGCTCGATTCTTGAACTAGTGTGTGATGGGTTTTATATTAGACATTTCTCATTTATGGTGTTTTGTTAGTATTGTTTCAAGGGTACTAGCAACTTATATAGCagccaaacaaaacattttacacAGGAGAGTGGCTCCTTTTTCATGTACTTTTGAATGTAAAACAGTGACTACAGTATATACAGCTGCATATAATATAATTTGGTTTCAACACAGTCAGACCTGTACACCAAACcatattgtgtgtttgtggaacAACCAGAGTAAAAAAGTTTCAAAAAGTATATGAATCCATTCATCACATTCTcatttttgaaatgtatttgaaaTTTTGTACTTATTTGTTTGGTTGCATTTTGATTATTCAAACATGTGGAGGAACCCCATGTCCACTGTCACAACAAGTCAGATGTTCTATTTTGATTTCAGATCTTGCATCTCCCATTTGGCTTGGCATTAATTTGCAGGTTTCTTAAGTATGGGTATTTCACAATATCAGTGAATGTAACCACTTTTGGTGTAACATATTTTCACACAAGAATCCATTTTATATATTAGAGGCCTTAGAGAATATGAAAAATACTGCTTAAAGATAAAGCTGGGATATGTTAGCGGGGGGATTTATTGTCATACAGAAGTAACTCATCAGGTCTCAGAAGCACTTTGTCATCAAAATATTTGTCAATTAATGCTCCGTGAATAGCAGATTAATTGTTAATAACTGTTAAATGTTTGAGAGAAATATTTTCTCCCTTTTGGCATGGATAAGTCTACAAAATTCCAAAAtagataaaaaacatttttagacaaAATCAGAACTATTTAAAAGAGGTGCACTGCCATAAATTATATGGCAATGaactatatttattttatgagtcatccatttgaaaaaaaaaagtaggatCCATAGTAGTCTGGactatagactgtatataaaagatggatgttaaAGCCAATAACACAAAATGGCCTTAAACTTGCATTCTTTTTCATTGACAATCAGGGGTCGACccctgtgtgtaaaaagaaatattattaAATACAACATGAAATTCATTTTGTTATTCCCTATTAAAATCTAAAAGGATGATACTTTGGTGCAGGCATACGACCTACCATGTGATTGACAGGTCACCACCACATGAGCACTCGGTGCAGTTGACTTTCAGATTCAGCCTACTTTCATTATATTTAGCTTTTAATAGTATTACAATGTGTTATATCATGACGATTATGTCAATCATCATGGCAAACTAACCAACTGTTGATATATTTCAACCTGGACCAATATGGTTTACTGATCCATCATCCATTCATCCAAAGAGATGTGTCATTATAGGTAGATGCTGATTTATTAGTAGGTCAAATTTAATTAATTGATAGATCATCACTGGCCTCTATAATTTAGCTATAACTAGTACAATATACCAGTAGTCTCTTAAACCATGTgtacatgggaaaaagtaatgCACTTATTAAACCCAGAGTACAATAAATCATGTTGACAACTATATTGAAAATACAATTTATTACACTGAGtaataaatacatacaaagaTGCAAGTTAacagcattttccttttttcccctccctttAATACCAAAACCAACCTCAACACGAATCAACCGATGCATTTGGCACGTCTCTGTCCCTCCCTTACTTAGCTAGGTGTTACAGGTGTCTGAAAAACAGACCAACCactaccaaaaaaaacaaagtttaaaaaaaattcaaagaagTCCTCCCCATCTACACCTGTATACTCCATGCAGTGTCTACAATTAACCTATGAGCCCATTTGCATGCATAAACCAATGCTTTAAATATGAAGTCAAAACTATGATCCCAAAAATGgggcataaaaaaaacaaacaaacaaacaaacaaacaaacaaaaaaacaaacaaacaaaaaaaaaaaaaaaacacatgataTCTCTCATTTTAGTTCCAATAACCCACACATGATTGAAATTATCCTCCAGAGCTCTCAGGAGTCACAAATTGCAttactgtatttctttttttttctctccctcaaGGAGCTTGCTGTTCCATCCTTTGTTCATTTACTTCCTCCTTGCAAAGGAAACGCCATgcaagttattttttctcctcatGAAAGGTAGTTCTTGCAGGGAGGAATGGGCGTTTTTAGCTAGGACCTTGCATTCCTCTCAGTCTCAGCCAAGCATTCACGCACCAGCCCCCTGGCATGGATTATTCCTTTGAAGAAGAACAAATACAAATTTAGTCTGAGAAATGTTAATGCTTGCCTGCTGCTTTTGTATTGCTCTGCATATAAAGGTTACCTCTTTTCAGTCGCTCCATTGCACTCTTACTTCCAGCGTATGTGGGTCTGATCTCCTTTCCGAGCTCTTCGATGATGGCCAGCAGCTCTGCATATTTGTTCTGAGGCACTTGGCTGCCAGTAGAGCCCTGAAGTTAAAGCAAAAATCAGTCAGGTTCAATACATTTAAACTGGTTTCTGGTATGCAAAATGGAGCCTCACAGTACAGTTTAATACTTGTGCTTTAACTTCTGACCAAAAATTAGGACCTGTGGAGTCTGGGGTGGAGAGTAGTGTCTAAAATTGACCTTCATGTCCCAACACTACATCAGACACAGAGAGGTATTTCATGTCACTATAAGAGTCCATATAAGCAGCCCTGCTTAAAATCCCCAAGAAATCACCACTTCTTGATTcagttgtgctgctgctgtgtaaaAGACCACCACTGGATGGAAACAGGTAAAAA contains the following coding sequences:
- the LOC116313208 gene encoding cyclin-dependent kinase 2-associated protein 1 isoform X2; its protein translation is MDTTPQTKTGVVFELSTVANLQSPSAASLATLQSYRPLLSDYGPPSLGFSQGSTGSQVPQNKYAELLAIIEELGKEIRPTYAGSKSAMERLKRGIIHARGLVRECLAETERNARS
- the LOC116313208 gene encoding cyclin-dependent kinase 2-associated protein 1 isoform X3 translates to MDTTPQTKTVANLQSPSAASLATLQSYRPLLSDYGPPSLGFSQGSTGSQVPQNKYAELLAIIEELGKEIRPTYAGSKSAMERLKRGIIHARGLVRECLAETERNARS
- the LOC116313208 gene encoding cyclin-dependent kinase 2-associated protein 1 isoform X1 → MSLGMSYKPNVHQHIPGTSGNQVANLQSPSAASLATLQSYRPLLSDYGPPSLGFSQGSTGSQVPQNKYAELLAIIEELGKEIRPTYAGSKSAMERLKRGIIHARGLVRECLAETERNARS